From Oryzias latipes chromosome 18, ASM223467v1:
CCGGGTCATTAATGGAGAAATTCTCCTTTTAAACGCTCAGATCTTCTGGCACATGTGGAGTCTCGTGTTCGCTGCCTTTGACCTGAAGGGGGAGGCGGAGGAGGGCGCCGTGAATTTGGAGCGAGATGCCTCGGCGAGCAGCAGAGAGGAGGGCGGGGTCTGGAGGGTGGAGTCCTGCTTCCCCCGGCAGTGGAGTCCGGCGCCGCAGGAGCAGCGCTGGAACAGCTCCAGGCCGGCGTGGCCCTTCCGGCGCTGCCGCGTGCAGACCTGCCCCTCCCGCAGCAGCGGCTTGCAGATGCGGGTCCAGAAGTGCCGGGCGCAGCACAGCCCCCCCGAGCAGTCGGAGGAGCGCAGGCAGGGGTCCCCCACCTGACCTGCAACACACAACAAGCTCCAAGTTTAGTGTTTTGATCTAAACTTCACAGAAACCTGAAGAAGTTCCACCTTTGCTGGAAGCTCCTTTGATgttcatcctcttcctcttcctccatccTTTCATCTTTGGCTCCGCCTCTCCGTCAGCGTTTGGGATCCTCTGGGCGAGAGAAGCGTCCGCATCCGGAACGCAAACGTCTGACAAAATATCaccaaaaaacaggaaatcagaACGTCGCCGTCACAACAAAAGACCAGAAGGTTAAAAGACGCGACCTTACTGTGGATGCAgtggttgtcatggcaacacaTGCCGTCTCTCAGGCAACGCTTGCTGCTCCTGCGGCAGGTCCTGCAGCGGGAGTGGGCGGGGCCTTCGGCAGGGAGGTGGCAGTAGCTTCCCTCAGAGCACTCCAGGTCGCTCATGCATTGGTGGAGCTGCAGGAAAACGCCAGATTCCAGAACGCCGACCACGAAACATTAGCGTTAGCCACGCTAGCGTGTTCACAATAACTGTAACTCCTAACCATTATTGTAACACGGATAAAAAGGTCTGACAGGCTACACATTAGCCGCATTAGCGTGTTCACAATAACTGTAACTCCTAACCATTATCGTAACACGGATAAAAACACACGTTAGCTTAATCGCAGTAACAGCCGGCCAAACATTCTGCCGAAGGACCGTGTTCCACATCAGCAAACTCGGCCAGAATGAATCCATGTgtgttttcttctaaaaataggattttataGGTTTTATTGTGTggaaaatcgttttttttcagTGAAGGACAAAGcagttttaaccctttaacaccagagccgTCTCCGGCGACGCctacaaaacaaacattcagaCATCCGTAACTCTTCCACTGTTTATCAAcacgaatcagctgattctgacacgaGATAAACAGCTTTTTCCAATTTTAGCGTAAAGACTTTTCTCTGTGTCGCTACTGAAGCTAAAACACCGGAGTGAAAGGTTAAAGGAATTCAAAGATCATGTTCACTACTTAATATATTTCTAATGGCAAATATGATCCCCATAGTAAAAAgatattgaaaaaaaggaacatttacgaagactatttatgaatcaaccatgttctgatgatgaaaactccatttatttataaataaatgcattttttttctaataaaaattattcaaacacaatgcattgtggtctatattcacccaTCTACAGAGCATCTGGTTTTtcccagagacttctgggaaatttcaagCGAACTGGATTTTGGAAAAGCAGATGCTGAGTTTTCTGATGCTCTGACTGAGATGATGATCAATGAAGGAAATTGTCTTTGGTCAAAAttccaataaagtttgaaacattttgaagCCTCAGGGGAATTCCTGCTGTCCAGTTTGAAACTTATTTTTCTGctgaaagtttagaaaaaaccTTTACATGAAAAGTGTCATAAAATTCCTCAGAAGAGGCATTTCTTTCCAAATAAGAAACCATCAGGTGTTTTTCCCAGATTATAATCTGAATCCTATTTAATCTCATTTAATGGTCATTTTTCTCTAAATGATGGTTCCAAgtctcataaaaaatgtttttttaatcatctctAACATTTAAAGTTTTCATCTCAGACTCTAACATGAATCTCCGTCTGAACGTTTAGAACTTTCTGTCTTCGTTCTGGTCCGCTCACGCGTTCTGATCCGTTTAGATGTAGACGTGGATCTCTCACCTTCAGGTCCTCGCTGGTCTCCCACGAGCTCCCGTTGGCCGGCACGGCTGGACCGTCCCGGAGGACCACGGTTCTGATGGAGTTGAGCCGGACGCGCGGTTCCACGCGTGGGGAACACGCCAGGACCATGAGCCCCAGACTCAGCATCAGACCCTCCatggctgtggtggagcggtagAACCTCACCTGTAGACCTCACCTGCAGCTTTCTCCTGAACGGAACACCTGTGGAAGGGAAAACCCACATTTGCTGAGTCAGACTCTGATTCTGGACCGGATCAGGTATCAGAACTTCATCCCAGATCAGGTTTTTACTCCCAGATTTGGTGAAAATCTGTAGTTTCTGATGGACCGGAGACTCAGGCCGACCCAGATCCCTCACATCTCCACACCTGACCTCCACCTGCCTGCAGGACGTGCGGCCGAACCCGTCCGGACCGGACCGA
This genomic window contains:
- the LOC101159297 gene encoding dickkopf-related protein 2-like, coding for MEGLMLSLGLMVLACSPRVEPRVRLNSIRTVVLRDGPAVPANGSSWETSEDLKLHQCMSDLECSEGSYCHLPAEGPAHSRCRTCRRSSKRCLRDGMCCHDNHCIHNVCVPDADASLAQRIPNADGEAEPKMKGWRKRKRMNIKGASSKGQVGDPCLRSSDCSGGLCCARHFWTRICKPLLREGQVCTRQRRKGHAGLELFQRCSCGAGLHCRGKQDSTLQTPPSSLLLAEASRSKFTAPSSASPFRSKAANTRLHMCQKI